A region from the Topomyia yanbarensis strain Yona2022 unplaced genomic scaffold, ASM3024719v1 HiC_scaffold_165, whole genome shotgun sequence genome encodes:
- the LOC131694824 gene encoding zinc finger protein 791-like isoform X2, with product MLCIRVFTVMAVTYPELREKWVDFVGAGNRPFRCKNKFICSDHFPILDADNRLPNNALPTALPTINAFQTALKKSEHKEINPRHSSISEVVEIIELRTLFCRICLKKRTDLVPFSSKIHNTTLFDVINTVAGLNIDTDGIVPTKICSSCVSQLDMAFNVRMDFQRQETFLKELVQNKQLMYHYKLYDNRRPATDVKEDDQFNLLDSSKQDESILICTEATEEADITKIEYEVSEEVYSTVEVRSDDESSSGLVGMFEEHLIDEHNQMEDEDTSLQQASFENSHFSPSEDFFKEDKSEMHIKQEVSCGNEEKNVSIRGQEKNHVKFAPNTCYVCSTQHKNVEALEAHIESHVDILPYTCKVCDTETHPQIFKTLVLLNKHLRMHLYPIRCEHCPQRFLTKKSYAGHKNNLHNTSQIGHNCNYCGRVFSLKRPFQKHIAEHRAVEKGKYKCEYCSKAFRDNALLKRHVRIHTGEKPYECKKCGKWFNHEANFQSHKRKHIGENCRLMKRNNTSGPKQYTCDFEKCDFVTEVYSKFHCHRNRHLNQYRCEMCEKRFPYKSSLTKHIVMVHERRLPERNLLCPYCPKLFNCKQNLQLHVDIHEGNRHFKCQFCEKEFVQKVNCLAHERTHTGERPYVCRVCPAAFSTSTSRKKHEQNHSNDHSARLVSGRSKDGAVEKASMAEPLMISVDMTQENERYEEVVEYTTTDL from the exons ATGTTATGTatacgggttttcactgtaatGGCCGTGACAT ATCCTGAACTTCGCGAGAAATGGGTTGACTTTGTTGGTGCAGGCAACAGACCATTTCgctgcaaaaataaatttatatgCTCGGATCATTTTCCAATATTGGATGCAGATAATAGACTTCCAAATAATG cTCTTCCGACGGCGCTCCCCACCATCAATGCTTTTCAAACAGCACTTAAAAAATCCGAACATAAAGAGATCAATCCTAGACATAGCTCAATTTCGGAAGTAGTAGAGATAATCGAATTGCGAACTCTTTTCTGTAGGATTTGTCTTAAAAAAAGAACTGATCTGGTGCCTTTCAGTTCCAAGATACACAACACTACGTTGTTCGATGTTATCAACACTGTTGCCGGTTTGAATATTGATACGGACGGTATTGTTCCTACCAAAATATGCTCCAGCTGTGTCTCACAACTAGACATGGCATTCAATGTGCGTATGGATTTTCAGCGACAGGAAACTTTCCTAAAGGAGCTGGTCCAGAATAAACAGTTAATGTATCACTATAAGCTGTATGATAACCGTAGACCGGCGACTGATGTGAAGGAAGACGATCAGTTCAATCTGTTGGATAGCTCTAAGCAGGATGAATCAATATTAATTTGTACG GAAGCTACGGAGGAAGCGGATATTACGAAAATAGAATACGAAGTATCAGAAGAAGTTTACAGTACAGTTGAAGTTCGAAGTGACGATGAATCGTCAAGTGGGCTTGTGGGGATGTTTGAGGAGCATTTGATTGATGAGCACAACCAAATGGAGGATGAGGATACGTCATTACAGCAAGCATCCTTTGAAAACTCGCATTTTTCTCCGAGCGaagattttttcaaagaagacaaatctGAAATGCATATAAAACAAGAGGTTTCTTGTGGCAATGAGGAAAAAAATGTGTCCATCCGTGGTCAGGAGAAGAATCATGTCAAGTTTGCTCCCAACACTTGTTACGTTTGTAGCACTCAGCACAAGAACGTCGAAGCCCTAGAGGCCCACATCGAAAGTCACGTCGATATTCTACCTTACACCTGCAAGGTGTGTGATACAGAAACACATCCTCAGATTTTCAAAACGCTAGTGCTACTCAACAAACATTTACGTATGCACCTCTATCCGATACGTTGTGAACACTGTCCGCAGCGATTCCTAACTAAAAAGTCTTACGCAGGTCATAAGAACAATTTGCACAATACGAGCCAAATTGGTCATAACTGTAATTATTGCGGACGAGTCTTTAGTTTGAAGCGGCCGTTTCAAAAACATATAGCGGAGCATCGTGCAGTGGAAAAGGGTAAATACAAGTGCGAATACTGTAGTAAGGCCTTTCGGGATAATGCATTGCTGAAGCGACACGTAAGAATACATACAG GTGAAAAACCATATGAGTGTAAAAAGTGTGGAAAATGGTTCAACCACGAAGCTAATTTTCAGAGTCACAAGCGTAAACACATTGGTGAAAACTGTCGATTGATGAAGAGAAACAATACGTCTGGTCCGAAGCAGTATACTTGCGATTTCGAAAAATGTGATTTTGTAACCGAAGTGTACAGTAAGTTTCATTGCCATCGGAACCGGCACCTGAATCAGTACCGGTGCGAGATGTGTGAAAAACGTTTTCCATACAAGAGTTCGCTGACCAAACATATTGTTATGGTACACGAACGCAGATTGCCTGAGAGAAACCTACTCTGTCCGTACTGTCCAAAACTTTTCAACTGCAAGCAAAACTTGCAGCTCCACGTTGATATCCACGAGGGTAACCGGCATTTCAAGTGTCAATTCTGCGAAAAAGAATTTGTGCAGAAAGTGAACTGCCTAGCCCATGAAAGAACGCACACCGGAGAACGACCGTACGTATGTCGGGTCTGTCCGGCGGCATTTTCAACTTCAACAAGCAGGAAGAAACACGAGCAAAACCATTCGAATGATCATTCAGCAAGGCTAGTGTCGGGACGGAGTAAGGATGGAGCTGTGGAAAAAGCTTCGATGGCGGAACCGCTTATGATTAGTGTCGATATGACCCAGGAAAATGAAAGATATGAGGAAGTGGTAGAATATACAACTACTGACCTGTAG
- the LOC131694824 gene encoding zinc finger protein 791-like isoform X3: MDGKDPELREKWVDFVGAGNRPFRCKNKFICSDHFPILDADNRLPNNALPTALPTINAFQTALKKSEHKEINPRHSSISEVVEIIELRTLFCRICLKKRTDLVPFSSKIHNTTLFDVINTVAGLNIDTDGIVPTKICSSCVSQLDMAFNVRMDFQRQETFLKELVQNKQLMYHYKLYDNRRPATDVKEDDQFNLLDSSKQDESILICTEATEEADITKIEYEVSEEVYSTVEVRSDDESSSGLVGMFEEHLIDEHNQMEDEDTSLQQASFENSHFSPSEDFFKEDKSEMHIKQEVSCGNEEKNVSIRGQEKNHVKFAPNTCYVCSTQHKNVEALEAHIESHVDILPYTCKVCDTETHPQIFKTLVLLNKHLRMHLYPIRCEHCPQRFLTKKSYAGHKNNLHNTSQIGHNCNYCGRVFSLKRPFQKHIAEHRAVEKGKYKCEYCSKAFRDNALLKRHVRIHTGEKPYECKKCGKWFNHEANFQSHKRKHIGENCRLMKRNNTSGPKQYTCDFEKCDFVTEVYSKFHCHRNRHLNQYRCEMCEKRFPYKSSLTKHIVMVHERRLPERNLLCPYCPKLFNCKQNLQLHVDIHEGNRHFKCQFCEKEFVQKVNCLAHERTHTGERPYVCRVCPAAFSTSTSRKKHEQNHSNDHSARLVSGRSKDGAVEKASMAEPLMISVDMTQENERYEEVVEYTTTDL, from the exons ATGGATGGTAAAG ATCCTGAACTTCGCGAGAAATGGGTTGACTTTGTTGGTGCAGGCAACAGACCATTTCgctgcaaaaataaatttatatgCTCGGATCATTTTCCAATATTGGATGCAGATAATAGACTTCCAAATAATG cTCTTCCGACGGCGCTCCCCACCATCAATGCTTTTCAAACAGCACTTAAAAAATCCGAACATAAAGAGATCAATCCTAGACATAGCTCAATTTCGGAAGTAGTAGAGATAATCGAATTGCGAACTCTTTTCTGTAGGATTTGTCTTAAAAAAAGAACTGATCTGGTGCCTTTCAGTTCCAAGATACACAACACTACGTTGTTCGATGTTATCAACACTGTTGCCGGTTTGAATATTGATACGGACGGTATTGTTCCTACCAAAATATGCTCCAGCTGTGTCTCACAACTAGACATGGCATTCAATGTGCGTATGGATTTTCAGCGACAGGAAACTTTCCTAAAGGAGCTGGTCCAGAATAAACAGTTAATGTATCACTATAAGCTGTATGATAACCGTAGACCGGCGACTGATGTGAAGGAAGACGATCAGTTCAATCTGTTGGATAGCTCTAAGCAGGATGAATCAATATTAATTTGTACG GAAGCTACGGAGGAAGCGGATATTACGAAAATAGAATACGAAGTATCAGAAGAAGTTTACAGTACAGTTGAAGTTCGAAGTGACGATGAATCGTCAAGTGGGCTTGTGGGGATGTTTGAGGAGCATTTGATTGATGAGCACAACCAAATGGAGGATGAGGATACGTCATTACAGCAAGCATCCTTTGAAAACTCGCATTTTTCTCCGAGCGaagattttttcaaagaagacaaatctGAAATGCATATAAAACAAGAGGTTTCTTGTGGCAATGAGGAAAAAAATGTGTCCATCCGTGGTCAGGAGAAGAATCATGTCAAGTTTGCTCCCAACACTTGTTACGTTTGTAGCACTCAGCACAAGAACGTCGAAGCCCTAGAGGCCCACATCGAAAGTCACGTCGATATTCTACCTTACACCTGCAAGGTGTGTGATACAGAAACACATCCTCAGATTTTCAAAACGCTAGTGCTACTCAACAAACATTTACGTATGCACCTCTATCCGATACGTTGTGAACACTGTCCGCAGCGATTCCTAACTAAAAAGTCTTACGCAGGTCATAAGAACAATTTGCACAATACGAGCCAAATTGGTCATAACTGTAATTATTGCGGACGAGTCTTTAGTTTGAAGCGGCCGTTTCAAAAACATATAGCGGAGCATCGTGCAGTGGAAAAGGGTAAATACAAGTGCGAATACTGTAGTAAGGCCTTTCGGGATAATGCATTGCTGAAGCGACACGTAAGAATACATACAG GTGAAAAACCATATGAGTGTAAAAAGTGTGGAAAATGGTTCAACCACGAAGCTAATTTTCAGAGTCACAAGCGTAAACACATTGGTGAAAACTGTCGATTGATGAAGAGAAACAATACGTCTGGTCCGAAGCAGTATACTTGCGATTTCGAAAAATGTGATTTTGTAACCGAAGTGTACAGTAAGTTTCATTGCCATCGGAACCGGCACCTGAATCAGTACCGGTGCGAGATGTGTGAAAAACGTTTTCCATACAAGAGTTCGCTGACCAAACATATTGTTATGGTACACGAACGCAGATTGCCTGAGAGAAACCTACTCTGTCCGTACTGTCCAAAACTTTTCAACTGCAAGCAAAACTTGCAGCTCCACGTTGATATCCACGAGGGTAACCGGCATTTCAAGTGTCAATTCTGCGAAAAAGAATTTGTGCAGAAAGTGAACTGCCTAGCCCATGAAAGAACGCACACCGGAGAACGACCGTACGTATGTCGGGTCTGTCCGGCGGCATTTTCAACTTCAACAAGCAGGAAGAAACACGAGCAAAACCATTCGAATGATCATTCAGCAAGGCTAGTGTCGGGACGGAGTAAGGATGGAGCTGTGGAAAAAGCTTCGATGGCGGAACCGCTTATGATTAGTGTCGATATGACCCAGGAAAATGAAAGATATGAGGAAGTGGTAGAATATACAACTACTGACCTGTAG
- the LOC131694824 gene encoding zinc finger protein 791-like isoform X1 encodes MVLRCCITNCSNGKNHLADRTVDFHPFPSDPELREKWVDFVGAGNRPFRCKNKFICSDHFPILDADNRLPNNALPTALPTINAFQTALKKSEHKEINPRHSSISEVVEIIELRTLFCRICLKKRTDLVPFSSKIHNTTLFDVINTVAGLNIDTDGIVPTKICSSCVSQLDMAFNVRMDFQRQETFLKELVQNKQLMYHYKLYDNRRPATDVKEDDQFNLLDSSKQDESILICTEATEEADITKIEYEVSEEVYSTVEVRSDDESSSGLVGMFEEHLIDEHNQMEDEDTSLQQASFENSHFSPSEDFFKEDKSEMHIKQEVSCGNEEKNVSIRGQEKNHVKFAPNTCYVCSTQHKNVEALEAHIESHVDILPYTCKVCDTETHPQIFKTLVLLNKHLRMHLYPIRCEHCPQRFLTKKSYAGHKNNLHNTSQIGHNCNYCGRVFSLKRPFQKHIAEHRAVEKGKYKCEYCSKAFRDNALLKRHVRIHTGEKPYECKKCGKWFNHEANFQSHKRKHIGENCRLMKRNNTSGPKQYTCDFEKCDFVTEVYSKFHCHRNRHLNQYRCEMCEKRFPYKSSLTKHIVMVHERRLPERNLLCPYCPKLFNCKQNLQLHVDIHEGNRHFKCQFCEKEFVQKVNCLAHERTHTGERPYVCRVCPAAFSTSTSRKKHEQNHSNDHSARLVSGRSKDGAVEKASMAEPLMISVDMTQENERYEEVVEYTTTDL; translated from the exons ATGGTGCTACGGTGCTGCATAACCAATTGTAGCAATGGAAAAAATCATTTGGCGGATCGGACCGTTGATTTTCATCCTTTTCCATCAGATCCTGAACTTCGCGAGAAATGGGTTGACTTTGTTGGTGCAGGCAACAGACCATTTCgctgcaaaaataaatttatatgCTCGGATCATTTTCCAATATTGGATGCAGATAATAGACTTCCAAATAATG cTCTTCCGACGGCGCTCCCCACCATCAATGCTTTTCAAACAGCACTTAAAAAATCCGAACATAAAGAGATCAATCCTAGACATAGCTCAATTTCGGAAGTAGTAGAGATAATCGAATTGCGAACTCTTTTCTGTAGGATTTGTCTTAAAAAAAGAACTGATCTGGTGCCTTTCAGTTCCAAGATACACAACACTACGTTGTTCGATGTTATCAACACTGTTGCCGGTTTGAATATTGATACGGACGGTATTGTTCCTACCAAAATATGCTCCAGCTGTGTCTCACAACTAGACATGGCATTCAATGTGCGTATGGATTTTCAGCGACAGGAAACTTTCCTAAAGGAGCTGGTCCAGAATAAACAGTTAATGTATCACTATAAGCTGTATGATAACCGTAGACCGGCGACTGATGTGAAGGAAGACGATCAGTTCAATCTGTTGGATAGCTCTAAGCAGGATGAATCAATATTAATTTGTACG GAAGCTACGGAGGAAGCGGATATTACGAAAATAGAATACGAAGTATCAGAAGAAGTTTACAGTACAGTTGAAGTTCGAAGTGACGATGAATCGTCAAGTGGGCTTGTGGGGATGTTTGAGGAGCATTTGATTGATGAGCACAACCAAATGGAGGATGAGGATACGTCATTACAGCAAGCATCCTTTGAAAACTCGCATTTTTCTCCGAGCGaagattttttcaaagaagacaaatctGAAATGCATATAAAACAAGAGGTTTCTTGTGGCAATGAGGAAAAAAATGTGTCCATCCGTGGTCAGGAGAAGAATCATGTCAAGTTTGCTCCCAACACTTGTTACGTTTGTAGCACTCAGCACAAGAACGTCGAAGCCCTAGAGGCCCACATCGAAAGTCACGTCGATATTCTACCTTACACCTGCAAGGTGTGTGATACAGAAACACATCCTCAGATTTTCAAAACGCTAGTGCTACTCAACAAACATTTACGTATGCACCTCTATCCGATACGTTGTGAACACTGTCCGCAGCGATTCCTAACTAAAAAGTCTTACGCAGGTCATAAGAACAATTTGCACAATACGAGCCAAATTGGTCATAACTGTAATTATTGCGGACGAGTCTTTAGTTTGAAGCGGCCGTTTCAAAAACATATAGCGGAGCATCGTGCAGTGGAAAAGGGTAAATACAAGTGCGAATACTGTAGTAAGGCCTTTCGGGATAATGCATTGCTGAAGCGACACGTAAGAATACATACAG GTGAAAAACCATATGAGTGTAAAAAGTGTGGAAAATGGTTCAACCACGAAGCTAATTTTCAGAGTCACAAGCGTAAACACATTGGTGAAAACTGTCGATTGATGAAGAGAAACAATACGTCTGGTCCGAAGCAGTATACTTGCGATTTCGAAAAATGTGATTTTGTAACCGAAGTGTACAGTAAGTTTCATTGCCATCGGAACCGGCACCTGAATCAGTACCGGTGCGAGATGTGTGAAAAACGTTTTCCATACAAGAGTTCGCTGACCAAACATATTGTTATGGTACACGAACGCAGATTGCCTGAGAGAAACCTACTCTGTCCGTACTGTCCAAAACTTTTCAACTGCAAGCAAAACTTGCAGCTCCACGTTGATATCCACGAGGGTAACCGGCATTTCAAGTGTCAATTCTGCGAAAAAGAATTTGTGCAGAAAGTGAACTGCCTAGCCCATGAAAGAACGCACACCGGAGAACGACCGTACGTATGTCGGGTCTGTCCGGCGGCATTTTCAACTTCAACAAGCAGGAAGAAACACGAGCAAAACCATTCGAATGATCATTCAGCAAGGCTAGTGTCGGGACGGAGTAAGGATGGAGCTGTGGAAAAAGCTTCGATGGCGGAACCGCTTATGATTAGTGTCGATATGACCCAGGAAAATGAAAGATATGAGGAAGTGGTAGAATATACAACTACTGACCTGTAG